From the Halalkalicoccus sp. CGA53 genome, one window contains:
- a CDS encoding DsbA family protein: MRREDLPKWRTVRDGVSVRRRTFLLLTGGVAAATAGCADEDGDGDFDPIDAGDLEEYREDADEADETTDDGQEPSEGGEETPETSEGSSDDTGDGETEPPEAETPEDSGEEGTETPESETETPEQEAETPEEENETPEEETETPEEETETPDLETETPEEETETPEEEETETPEEEPETPEEETETPEEETETPEEDTPGEGGDDDGTTDDSEDESDADDDGDEEEEEDDGEGQGIDPDHPSAQGIGQSPVRGPSPSAAQAVIVAFDDPSCPNCAEFEQGAYRELRSHMDAGELSYVWRGIPSTAEWAETAILALWATYDRSESAFWELKSHLFSRQGSLSEGSVLDEVVSFLDGTGVDAEAVRSDVENGAHSGRISTDVGAAIDAGVPGTPVFHLFRDGDHRTEVVGNQNYGVFSNALEL, from the coding sequence GTGAGACGCGAGGACCTTCCGAAGTGGCGAACGGTACGTGACGGCGTATCTGTCAGGCGGCGGACGTTCCTCCTCCTGACGGGGGGTGTGGCGGCTGCGACGGCCGGCTGTGCCGACGAGGACGGGGACGGTGACTTCGACCCGATCGACGCGGGTGACCTAGAGGAGTACCGCGAGGACGCTGACGAGGCCGACGAAACGACGGACGACGGCCAGGAGCCGTCGGAGGGCGGGGAGGAGACTCCGGAGACGTCCGAGGGGAGTTCGGACGACACCGGCGACGGGGAGACTGAGCCCCCCGAGGCGGAAACACCCGAGGACTCCGGCGAGGAGGGGACAGAGACGCCCGAATCGGAAACCGAGACGCCCGAGCAGGAAGCCGAAACACCTGAGGAAGAAAACGAGACCCCTGAAGAGGAGACCGAAACGCCGGAAGAGGAGACGGAGACGCCCGACCTGGAGACGGAGACGCCGGAAGAAGAAACCGAGACGCCGGAAGAAGAGGAGACGGAGACTCCGGAGGAAGAACCGGAAACCCCTGAAGAGGAGACCGAGACCCCGGAAGAAGAAACCGAGACGCCGGAAGAGGACACGCCAGGGGAGGGAGGGGACGACGACGGGACGACGGACGACTCGGAGGACGAAAGCGACGCGGACGATGACGGCGACGAGGAAGAGGAGGAAGACGACGGGGAGGGCCAGGGTATCGATCCCGACCACCCGTCGGCGCAGGGGATCGGACAGTCGCCGGTCCGGGGGCCGTCGCCGAGCGCGGCGCAGGCGGTGATCGTCGCGTTCGACGACCCGTCGTGTCCGAACTGCGCGGAGTTCGAGCAGGGGGCCTACCGGGAGCTCCGCTCGCACATGGACGCGGGCGAACTCTCCTACGTCTGGCGCGGGATCCCCTCGACCGCCGAGTGGGCCGAGACCGCGATCCTGGCGCTCTGGGCGACGTACGACCGGAGCGAGTCGGCGTTCTGGGAGCTGAAGAGTCACCTCTTCTCCCGGCAGGGTTCGCTGTCCGAGGGGAGCGTCCTCGACGAGGTCGTCTCGTTCCTGGATGGGACGGGTGTCGACGCCGAGGCGGTCCGATCCGACGTCGAGAACGGGGCCCATAGCGGGCGCATCTCGACTGACGTCGGTGCGGCGATCGACGCCGGTGTACCGGGAACGCCGGTGTTTCACCTCTTCCGGGACGGCGACCACCGAACCGAGGTCGTGGGCAACCAGAACTACGGGGTGTTCTCGAACGCGCTGGAGCTGTAG
- a CDS encoding transcription initiation factor IIB has product MTQSIREHERGEERAESTATTENERLCEECNTGRLLKSEDQGELVCSDCGLIVEETNIDRGPEWRAFNHTERQSKSRVGAPITQSMHDKGLTTQIDWKNKDAYGRSISAEKRSQMHRLRKWQERIRTKDAGERNLQFALSEIDRMASALGVPRSVREVASVIYRRALKEDLIRGRSIEGVATGCLYAACRKEGIPRSLEEISEVSRVERKEIGRTYRYISQELGLEMRPVDPKAYVPRFSSELELSEEVQSKANEIISVSTEKGLLSGKSPTGFAAAAIYAASLLCNEKKTQREVADVAQVTEVTIRNRYQEQIEAMGIR; this is encoded by the coding sequence GTGACACAGTCCATCCGTGAGCACGAGCGCGGTGAGGAACGGGCGGAATCGACAGCGACCACGGAGAACGAGCGGCTGTGCGAGGAGTGCAACACGGGTCGTCTGCTGAAGAGCGAGGATCAGGGCGAGCTCGTCTGTTCGGACTGTGGGCTGATCGTCGAGGAGACGAACATCGACCGTGGCCCGGAGTGGCGGGCGTTCAACCACACCGAACGCCAGAGCAAGTCCCGTGTGGGGGCGCCGATCACCCAGTCGATGCACGACAAGGGGCTCACCACACAGATCGACTGGAAGAACAAGGACGCCTACGGCCGATCGATCTCCGCCGAGAAACGAAGCCAGATGCACCGGTTGCGAAAGTGGCAGGAGCGGATCCGGACGAAGGACGCCGGCGAGCGCAACCTGCAGTTCGCGCTCAGCGAGATCGACCGGATGGCGAGCGCGCTGGGGGTACCGCGCTCGGTTCGCGAGGTGGCGAGCGTCATCTACCGTCGCGCGCTCAAGGAGGACCTCATCCGTGGGCGGTCGATCGAGGGCGTCGCGACCGGCTGTCTCTACGCCGCCTGCCGGAAGGAGGGTATCCCGCGCAGTCTCGAGGAGATCAGCGAGGTCTCGCGCGTCGAGCGAAAGGAGATCGGCCGGACCTACCGGTACATCTCCCAGGAGCTCGGCCTCGAGATGCGCCCGGTCGACCCGAAGGCGTACGTCCCACGGTTCTCCTCGGAGCTCGAACTGAGCGAGGAGGTCCAGTCGAAGGCCAACGAGATCATCTCCGTCTCCACCGAGAAGGGGCTGCTCTCGGGCAAGTCGCCGACGGGGTTCGCCGCCGCGGCGATCTACGCCGCGTCGCTGCTCTGTAACGAGAAGAAGACCCAGCGCGAGGTCGCCGACGTCGCGCAGGTGACCGAGGTCACGATCCGCAACCGGTACCAGGAACAGATCGAGGCGATGGGCATCCGATAG
- a CDS encoding Zn-dependent hydrolase, giving the protein MQIDEDRLREDMLANGSFGRVETEEGHGRTVLLGSDADREARERLVAILESLDIDVRIDAVGNVAGRWAPDGCDPDRAPVAMGSHLDSVPEGGIFDGPLGVYAAVEAVRAMQDAGIEPERPIEVVSFTEEEGQRFDVGLLGSSVATGERSVSEALSLADDAGTTLRDHLEGIGFHGEGLVDASEWDAWLELHVEQATQLERAGVPVGVVSAITGITNCVVEIEGEANHAGGTRMDERTDALVAASAFAEDVERIAREVSVTESEAAVATVGSLSVAPNARNVVPGSVRLTIDVRDVDRAVMDEVVDKARSSLARIDRERGTESTLTRYRTVLPTPMSERCRAALTDAADRHGIEHLELPSGGGHDTMAVASVTDAGLLFAPSKDGISHSPREWTDWEDCARAAQVLADAAARLAGATPDDGA; this is encoded by the coding sequence ATGCAGATCGACGAAGACCGTCTCCGCGAGGACATGCTGGCGAACGGTTCGTTTGGGCGCGTCGAGACCGAAGAGGGCCACGGTCGGACGGTGCTACTGGGGTCCGACGCGGACCGGGAGGCACGAGAACGACTCGTCGCGATACTCGAATCGCTCGACATCGACGTCCGTATCGACGCCGTCGGGAACGTCGCGGGGCGGTGGGCGCCCGACGGCTGTGACCCCGACCGGGCGCCGGTCGCGATGGGGAGTCACCTCGATTCGGTCCCCGAGGGAGGGATCTTCGACGGGCCGCTCGGCGTCTACGCTGCGGTCGAGGCGGTCCGGGCGATGCAGGACGCTGGGATCGAGCCGGAGCGACCGATCGAGGTCGTCTCGTTCACCGAGGAGGAGGGCCAGCGATTCGACGTCGGGCTGCTCGGCTCGTCGGTCGCCACGGGCGAGCGATCGGTCTCGGAGGCACTCTCGCTGGCCGACGACGCGGGGACGACGCTGAGAGACCACCTGGAGGGGATCGGGTTCCACGGCGAGGGGCTCGTCGACGCGAGCGAGTGGGACGCCTGGCTCGAACTCCACGTCGAGCAGGCGACGCAGCTCGAGCGGGCGGGCGTCCCGGTCGGGGTCGTGAGCGCCATCACGGGGATCACGAACTGCGTCGTCGAGATCGAGGGCGAGGCGAACCACGCGGGCGGGACACGGATGGACGAACGGACCGACGCGCTGGTCGCCGCGAGCGCGTTCGCCGAAGACGTCGAACGGATCGCCCGCGAGGTGAGTGTGACCGAGAGCGAGGCCGCGGTCGCGACGGTGGGGTCGCTCTCGGTCGCGCCGAACGCGAGAAACGTCGTTCCCGGGTCGGTACGTCTCACGATCGACGTCCGCGACGTCGATCGGGCGGTGATGGACGAGGTGGTAGACAAGGCACGTTCGAGCCTCGCGCGCATCGACCGCGAGCGCGGGACCGAATCGACGCTCACGCGCTACCGGACCGTCCTGCCGACCCCGATGAGCGAGCGGTGTCGCGCCGCACTCACCGACGCGGCGGACCGGCACGGGATCGAGCACCTGGAGCTTCCCTCGGGTGGCGGTCACGACACGATGGCCGTCGCGTCGGTCACCGACGCGGGTCTCCTGTTCGCCCCCTCGAAGGACGGGATCTCGCACTCGCCCCGTGAGTGGACCGACTGGGAGGACTGCGCTCGGGCGGCGCAGGTGCTCGCCGACGCGGCTGCGAGGCTCGCGGGCGCGACGCCGGACGACGGAGCCTGA
- a CDS encoding BMP family lipoprotein produces the protein MARTDGPAEETGGGRDAVTTRRTVLTTGAALGGVTLVGCIGDDGDDDPADADDDPADADGEVADDAADDTDDADDGDDPEGDVQVAIISSDAGFGDNAFNDNAVEGLEQAEDDFGIEITRVEETETAEFAARQEELAADGSFDLIVMVGYQHYEGLVEHSEAYPDQYWMLINDHVEGAENVSGWIEMNNEMSFLAGVAAGTLTREEIEHGDSETDPDEGVVGFAGGEDIDLINAFEQSYVEGVEWVDDGVDVLTGYGGSFSDSEALSEVASSQFDDGADIVWHAAAAAGAGAFSAAQDSGRFALGVDSDQSVADDQYADVILGSAIKALNEATYMVTEAVVEDSWEDVSGEQNLSIENEGIDFVVGQEFEGELPDSLDENIEAARQAFIDGEIDLTCGPTGC, from the coding sequence ATGGCACGTACCGACGGACCTGCGGAGGAAACGGGGGGAGGTCGCGACGCCGTCACCACGCGGCGAACCGTACTGACGACGGGGGCCGCGCTCGGCGGCGTGACCCTCGTGGGGTGTATCGGGGACGACGGCGACGACGACCCGGCCGACGCCGACGACGACCCGGCCGACGCCGACGGGGAGGTGGCGGACGACGCCGCGGACGACACGGACGACGCGGACGACGGCGACGACCCGGAGGGGGACGTCCAGGTCGCGATCATCTCGAGCGACGCGGGCTTCGGGGACAACGCGTTCAACGACAACGCCGTCGAGGGGCTCGAACAGGCCGAGGACGACTTCGGCATCGAGATCACCCGGGTCGAGGAGACCGAGACCGCAGAGTTCGCCGCGAGACAGGAGGAGCTCGCCGCCGACGGCTCGTTCGACCTGATCGTCATGGTCGGCTACCAGCACTACGAGGGACTGGTCGAACACTCCGAGGCGTACCCCGACCAGTACTGGATGCTGATCAACGACCACGTCGAGGGCGCGGAGAACGTCTCGGGCTGGATCGAGATGAACAACGAGATGTCGTTCCTCGCGGGCGTTGCGGCCGGCACGCTCACCCGAGAGGAGATCGAACACGGCGACAGCGAGACGGACCCCGACGAGGGCGTCGTCGGCTTCGCGGGGGGCGAGGACATCGACCTGATCAACGCGTTCGAGCAGTCGTACGTCGAGGGCGTCGAGTGGGTCGACGACGGCGTCGACGTGCTCACCGGCTACGGCGGGAGCTTCTCGGACTCGGAGGCGCTCTCGGAGGTCGCGAGCTCGCAGTTCGACGACGGGGCGGACATCGTCTGGCACGCGGCGGCCGCCGCGGGTGCGGGCGCGTTCTCCGCCGCCCAGGACAGCGGCCGGTTCGCGCTGGGCGTCGACAGCGACCAGTCGGTCGCCGACGACCAGTACGCCGACGTCATCCTCGGCTCCGCGATCAAGGCGCTCAACGAGGCGACGTACATGGTCACGGAGGCGGTCGTCGAGGACAGCTGGGAGGACGTCTCCGGCGAGCAGAACCTCAGCATCGAGAACGAGGGGATCGACTTCGTCGTCGGCCAGGAGTTCGAGGGGGAGCTGCCCGACTCGCTCGACGAGAACATCGAGGCGGCCAGACAGGCGTTCATCGACGGCGAGATCGACCTCACCTGCGGCCCGACGGGCTGCTGA
- a CDS encoding ABC transporter ATP-binding protein, with the protein MSDDRPAVRLEGITKTFGDVVANEAVDFTLERGEVHALLGENGSGKTTLMSVLYGLYDQDEGTIVVDGEPRTFDSPQDAMAAGIGMIHQHFQLVAPMTVLQNVVLGTEPTRSGLVDEAAARERIEEICSRYGFDVDRWLDTPVEELDLGTRQRVEIVKSLYRGAEILVFDEPTAVLTPQEVDGLMGLLEDLRGAGRSIVFISHKLDEVLAAADRITVLRDGRAIGTVNAAETTESELARMMVGRDVLFDRRPRETSPGEPVLEVEGLRVDGDRGRERVGGVSVTVREREILGIAGVQGNGQTELVEALTGIRPVAAGTIRFEGREITDTSRRERIEAGIAYVPEDRQTDGLVQRYDLVRNALLGNQTITPYARDGWLHWPSVAEHAESIVDEFDVQTSGTGAAARSLSGGNQQKFIVGREIGHDPELMVASHPTRGVDIGSIEFIHDRLLELRDEGLGVVVVSSKLDEVRKLSDRIAVMYDGEFIDTVDPEAVSEEELGLLMAGHTLGDGSTGSEPDVEVEP; encoded by the coding sequence GTGAGCGACGATCGACCCGCGGTGCGTCTGGAGGGGATCACCAAGACGTTCGGCGACGTCGTCGCGAACGAGGCCGTCGACTTCACCCTCGAACGGGGGGAGGTCCACGCGCTACTCGGCGAGAACGGCTCCGGAAAGACGACGCTGATGAGCGTCCTCTACGGGCTCTACGACCAGGACGAGGGGACGATCGTCGTCGACGGCGAGCCCCGTACCTTCGACTCCCCGCAGGACGCGATGGCGGCGGGGATCGGCATGATCCACCAGCACTTCCAGCTGGTGGCGCCGATGACAGTCCTCCAGAACGTCGTCCTGGGCACCGAGCCGACGCGGAGCGGGCTGGTCGACGAGGCGGCGGCGAGAGAACGGATCGAGGAGATCTGTTCGCGCTACGGCTTCGACGTCGATCGATGGCTCGACACGCCGGTCGAGGAGCTCGACCTCGGGACGCGCCAGCGCGTCGAGATCGTGAAGAGCCTCTACCGGGGCGCGGAGATACTCGTCTTCGACGAGCCGACGGCGGTGCTCACCCCGCAGGAAGTCGACGGGCTGATGGGGCTGCTGGAGGACCTCCGGGGGGCCGGTCGGTCGATCGTCTTCATCTCGCACAAGCTCGACGAGGTGCTCGCGGCGGCCGACCGGATCACCGTCCTCCGGGACGGGCGGGCGATCGGCACCGTGAACGCGGCGGAGACGACCGAGTCCGAGCTGGCGCGGATGATGGTCGGCAGGGACGTCCTGTTCGACCGGCGGCCCCGGGAGACCAGTCCCGGAGAGCCCGTCCTCGAGGTCGAGGGGCTCCGCGTCGACGGCGACCGCGGCCGCGAGCGGGTCGGCGGGGTGAGCGTCACCGTGCGAGAACGGGAGATCCTCGGCATCGCGGGGGTGCAGGGCAACGGTCAGACGGAGCTGGTCGAGGCGCTGACCGGGATCAGACCCGTCGCCGCCGGTACGATCCGGTTCGAGGGGAGAGAGATCACCGACACGAGCCGGCGCGAGCGCATCGAGGCCGGCATCGCGTACGTCCCCGAGGACAGACAGACCGACGGGCTGGTCCAGCGTTACGACCTGGTGCGTAACGCGCTGCTCGGCAACCAGACGATCACGCCCTACGCCCGGGACGGCTGGCTCCACTGGCCGAGCGTCGCCGAACACGCCGAGTCGATCGTCGACGAGTTCGACGTCCAGACCTCCGGAACGGGCGCCGCCGCGAGGTCGCTCTCCGGGGGCAACCAGCAGAAGTTCATCGTCGGACGCGAGATCGGCCACGACCCCGAGCTGATGGTCGCCTCACACCCGACCCGCGGGGTCGACATCGGCTCGATCGAGTTCATCCACGACCGGCTGCTCGAGCTTCGCGACGAGGGACTGGGCGTCGTCGTCGTCTCCTCGAAACTCGACGAGGTCCGGAAGCTCTCGGATCGGATCGCGGTCATGTACGACGGCGAGTTCATCGACACGGTCGACCCGGAGGCGGTGAGCGAGGAGGAGCTCGGCCTCCTGATGGCCGGACACACGCTCGGGGACGGATCGACCGGGAGCGAGCCCGACGTCGAGGTGGAGCCGTGA